The DNA region GTTTTATCAAATAAAAAATTTAGATTCGTAACGCAAGAGTTTTTCCTAAATCATATACGAATTAATTTACTTTTTCACTTTATAATAAAATAATGATAATTTTTGAACTCTACTTCCTTTTTTTAACTGCACttgttttttaaaaaatatataatattCAGAACAAGCTGCATAATCCTAGCGTTATGTAAAAAATGACGGAGGAAATAATATAAATTACATATTTTTTCTTGGTAATGACTTTGTTCCGGCCGACCGTGCGTTTGCACTATTGCACGGTAGTCTAAATTTTCCATCCATCCATCTCATATGCAATGTTTATTCTAGTGGGCTAGGGGAACATGCAAGCaattttcaaaattttaaaaaGTTGTAGTTCTTAAACCATCAATCAAATTTAAATTCTGATTCCACAACTGTATCTCTTTCGAAGACAATTGTATCTCTTTCGAAGGGACCTTAAAAATAAGACCTCACTTGTATATATTTCGAtaatatttttcaaaaataaTAAATTGCTTTGTGTATAATAGAAAAATACCAAAATAAATTAGTTAAAATGCTCAACTGATCTGCTAAAGTTGCATGTTTTTAATCATGCAATAAATATTTACCTATCCAACAAAATTATTTACCCACATTCACTAACCACACCAAATAATCTATCTTCACAACAAGAACATCAATATCCACTTAACTGAATTCAGACGTGTGAAGTAATATTTTGTAAAGCCATAAGCAATTTTTGCAAACATCATAAGCAAATTAGAATACACTAAAAAGTATTTTCTCTCACAAAAAATATATTATTGGAACATAATGGTatgagatcttgttttgaagcTTTTATTGAAATAAATACAACTGTATAATCGGATTTTGATTTCAGAGCTTGATTTTGAAATTACGGTCTATTTATTTAAAATTGTATGTATGTGCACACCTATCCACCATTCTTTTTCTCCCTTATATATGCATGCACGTCATTTCCCTTTTTCCCCTTTTAAGTGCTACGCAGCATGTGTCAGAATAGTTAATATGCCAAAAATAAAAATCGCTTGATTAGGTAGTTTTTTAATTAAGGCTTGCCATACAGATGGGCTAAATTACGGCCTCATGTTTTTTTTTCGCTGCTGCTGGTCACGAGTTGTTCGCTAGGTCGGCACTGCACTAGCTATGGATAAGGACGGTGGCCCCGGTTGGCCGTTTTTTAATAATTCGGGCACCGCCTACTCTCCTAGAGCGTTCGCCCGTGTATGTTTTTTCCGGCGCTCTTGGTTGGGGCCTGTTTAGATTctaaaactttataacttttggTACTGTAATGTTTTTAtttgtatttgataaattttatctaattatggactaactagacttaaaagattcgtctcgtgatgtacaattaaactgtgcaattagttattttttacatatatttactgcTCTATGTATATATTTCAAAAttaatgtgatggagagagtgtaaaaaATTAGAATTTTGATGGATCTAAACAAGGCCTCGCTCTGCTCGTCTCTCCATCTCCTTCTGGGGCGGCCCGGCCGGACGCGCCCGTGGCTGCACGGCAAATATCTCGGCTGCCGACGTGCGCTCGTTTTCTTCGCCTGGATGACGCGGTTTCTAGCGGCTCCGGGGGGCTTGGGCGGCGCCGGCTTGGCACGAGTGCACGAGCACGACCAATGCGGTGACTGAAAATATCCGGCCACAGCCCACAGGACCCTTTTTCAAGCGTCGCGTTCCTCCACGGGGTCCAGCCACACGAGGAGGACGTGTGGGCATGCGGAGGAGATTCGCGTGCCGCGCACGAGTCCGGGAGGAGCATGAAATGCCGTGTAGTTCCATGAATCGGCCATGCTGGTACAGCAAGCGAGAGGGCCCTAGAACAAGATCAGTGCTGCACCCTGATGAATGACGATCTGGTTGGCCTTCCTGCTCGTGAGCGTAGAGGAAACGGGATTATGGGAGACACCATGGTTGGCTCTAGATTCACCAAACGACATGCCCGGTAGGTAGGTGCTTCGGATCAAGTGCAGATTGCATCACTGAAGCGGAGAGAAACAAGCATACAAGAGTTTCGGAGTTCAGATATACGCGAGCGTCTGAGAAACGGACGGGATGGAcagtctgaactctgaacagCGAACTCTGAACGGGTCCATGGCTAGCCGCGGGGGTGCAGGTGACTAGGTCAGGTCCGTCCGTTCCtagctcggaggcggcggcctGTCCGCATCTCGATTCCACGGCCAACTCTCGCTATCCCAGACCAAAACCAAACCACGCGCGCCGCTGCCCCCGCTCTGTTTACTCCGGCGCAGATGCCCACTCGCCGGGGTCCAACTCCacggagaagagagagggaagcaTATGGGAGGGAGCGCTGCCCGGGGCTTCAGGCCTCTCACCCACCCATCAGGTAACACGGCCCTTCCCCCTGGCCGGAGCCATTTCGTTCAGCAAGATTGTGGACGGTTTGGATTTTGGGAAGCCTTGGAATGCAGAGAAGGGATAATGACCCCTGCTGTTATGGTAGCAAATGGTTAAGAGATCTGAATCATTTTGGCTGATGTAGTAAGTGATAATGTGATTAGCGTATAACGGTTACGCAGACATGAAGATACAATGGTTTGTTTACTGTCTTATACTCCGGATCCTGCCTAGATGCTGGAATGGAAGAGAAGGTAGTGTAGTTGGTTCGTTAGGATAGTAGTACTTACTCAACCATCACACGGGTCATGGGCAGTGCTGCATTCATGATTAGCTCAACGAGAAGATCAGGAATATGTTTGCATTGAATGTGATTTGGTACAAATATATATACTTTCGTTATACACTTTCTCAAATAATTACATTGTTTTCTGTTCCAAACAATCAAAACAATGAAAAGAATCATATCAGGATCTCCTATATTTCTCTTTGCTGTAAACATTCCCACCCAAAATTttgaaatggaaaaaaaaacCCGCAGCTCAATCTGTGCACTCctataaaaaaaaaatcttcagTCCTTAGCAAATTTACAAATAGCTGTACCAGTTTCTCTCTGTTTGTAGAAATCAGTCCACGTACTGCTGCAGAAGGAAGTGAAACTGCGAGTTTTGCCTCAGTAGTGGCGGCGGCTCCACGTCCAACGGGTCGATGTCAAGCATCAGACGTGCTATATCGTCCAAGGATATAGGTATGCTGCATTTTAGTACATTTTGGGCGTTAGATCAGTGGCTACCATTGTGGTTTCAGTAAGGAAATCAACTGCATATTCACATCTTAGTACCGAACTGCTGAATATACCTTGAATCATCATCTAGCAGGAAAAAACTATTTGGAGTAGTTATCGAGTCATCTGTTGTCATCGTTCTCATCTTTCCAATGACCTGAAGTAATGTTTGCTCTTGTTAAGATGTTCTCTTTTGCAACACGCAGATGTGTTTCACGCCTCCAGGGAGGGGAACACACTTAGGATTGCATACACGTCAAACAATGTGAAGTTAGCAGACAAAGACTTACCTCTTGAGATAGACCTTGTGCACCATATTTGTCATCCCAGAACATTGTTGCTATGCGATATATTTGAGTTATGCTCAAAACCTGTGGAAAACATGCAAATTTTTCATACCTGACAGCTTGCAAAAAATTAATTCAAGTGTTTATAAGATTTCTTGTTTACAACTTACAGGGCAAAGCTCATTCGTGATTTCCTCCAGGGTTTTGTGTGACTTCTGATGCAGAACCTGTAATATGAATTCATTTAATGAGTAGAGTAGTAGACAGATGAAACTACTATGTCCATGAATAACTGCATGTTTTCAGGCATACCAGGAACCCAACTGCCTGCCTTATGTGTTGCAGTTCATCCCAAGATGCCCCTGCATACTGCATTACAGCGATAGATTTCAATttagctctctctctcttgctgaTTACAAATATTGTTAGCTTGCTGAAATTACCCAATAAAAAAGGGAAAAATCTTCACCTCTTCAGTTGTTCTAGAGCACCATTGCTCCAGTTCTTGTAAGCCAGCCTTTAAGAACTCCCCATTGCTAAAAGAGCAGCATTCCCGACGGAGTAGCAAACTAAACAAAAAGGTAGAGGCTTCATACAGTCAAGAATCAACCATGTAAACTATTTACCAGAGATGTATTGGTGTCTTATATGAGCTTGTGCAGTCAACTAATCAGGAATAGTTAAGGGTATAGTATATAGTAATACCTGTTGAAGAGTTGCACATTCAAATATGCATATACTTGATTAAATGTTTTCTTGATTATCATTGGAGGTACCTACAAAATTAAAATTGAATTCAGCAATGCATTTCTGTACTTACCTAACTGTAAGGTGGCTGAAATATTAAGATTGGACTCACATGATTATTTTTCATTGTTTCCAGTGTATTATCCAGGCTCTTAACTATGCTTTGCCAATGTACACTTGATGCTTGCCTTGATAGTGCATTAGAGTGTATACTTTTTAGTGAACCTCGAGATGGTCTCACGCGATTAGCTCTTGGAGCCTATGAAGGACAATAATTGTTAGAAAATTGTATTGCCTTGTATCCTGGTCACGGAAATGACTTATTTGTTGTACCTGTATGCATAGAGTCAAGAATGGGCTTATTTCTTTCTTCAGGTTATCTCTTATTATCCCATATATCTTCTCAACGTATGCTGTTAACTGTTGCTTGAACCGAAGTGCTGGGTACTTTGCTTCTACCATTGATGCAGTGTCAGGCCTTCCTACCATTCCACCGTATCCACTAGTTACGCCTAATCCTGATGATGATGTCCGGGCACTCTGAAATGGAATATTTAGAATGTAAGCTCATGTTTACAATGTGAATATCAGTCCATGGTACTTAATGAAAGTTGACCACTGAAATCTTGACGTCCCAGAAAAAAATACATAGGAAAAAACACATTATATCTTTAAAAGAGCATTAGGTTTGAACTGTGGCCTTCCATCTCAGCATTATGCTCTACCAGTCTACCACTGGCCTGTATTATGGGGACCCTGGCAAACTTGACGTTGCAATCTCAGATAAAAACCTTTATTCGTGCAAAACAGAAGTCTGGATGGTGAACTTACCTGCACCATTCTACTAAACAGGCTGCCTGTTGCATTCCGGCTGCGATTCGATCCTTTACTTGATGAACTGCTAGCTTTGAGGGTATTTTGTAATAGGTAGAGGAGAGTTGATGTTGTTGACAACCAATAAGCTAGCTCTCCAGAACTTTCAGCGCCCTATAAATTAAATTCAGGTGATGAGTTTCTCAACAACTTGCTTGCCAAAATTGGTGGTTCTTACGCCACGGAAAAGGGAAAGTGGTCTGCATATTTATGGGAGTAACAACCTCAACTGATGACCTAATTGTTTGGATGATTCGATCAAATATGTTAGTCTTCTCTGCTTCAAATGAACGCCAGTGCAGGAGTGATTTGTAGACAATGCATGCTGCAGCTGATTTTTTGTCATCAAATCTCCTGTCTTCTACCAGACTTTTAATCAGGGCATCATGATTTTCCTGTGTAAGTGTGAAGGAAGAACAATTGGTGAGACATCAATCTTCACTACGCATCATGACTGAGATTAATACTATCTAAAATAATAAAGCAGTGAACGTACTTGCTGTCGATCCGTCAGTGATTTTTGTTTGCTTAGATTCTTTACAGGAGGAACAACCACCTGCTCCTGCATGCAGAGCATATGTACCCATATTAATAAGATATCTGACTGAGATTATGCAATATATTATAACGTGTTTGCCAGGTAAAACTTATAGCACATACATTGACTATTTTAATGTCTTCAAGCTGGTGTCCATTGTCAATTTCCGTATGAATGAGGTTCTGACATAAAATTCGGTGCAACTCTTTTAGTTATCAATTAGTAATAGAAGTTCCGAAGTAGTGTTTTCCTAAAGTTTGCTTCAAGGGAATTTACCTCCATTATTGATGTCTGATTCATTTCAGGGGTGACCACAGCCTGAGCAGCAAGCGCAGAATTACTGCGGAGCAACTGGATCTCCGACTCCAAGATGGCAATCTTGCTTTCCAGTCTAAACAGACCATTTTTTTTAACTTGTGAGGCTCTCATAGGATGTGAACCtccagaaagaaaagaaaaaaggtgCGAATTAAGGTATGCATATTGAAGAATGTACCTCTCTATCTGTTTTGATTTATCCTCATCTGCTGATGCAACAACCAAAGATTGTTGTCGTAGAACCTGGTTTTCAGATTCCATATTGGATAAACTTGTTTCAAGCCTGCAGCATGTAGTAGAGATAATGATGGGTAGGGCTTGTAGTTGATACAAGTTAATTTGACCAAAGCAGAAAAATCATTAATACCTTTCGATCATCTCTTGAAGTTGATTAACTTTGGATTCTCGTTCTTGTGTCTCATGTGACCATTCATCAGACCGTTTTTGCATCTTGAGAAGCTTATTTTCAAGATCTTCAGCCTTCTGTCTAAATGTACTTATTTCATCCTAGGTCCAAACGTGGATGTGTGAATTTTTCTAAAGGATCAACTTATGAATCCTATGTCTGAATAAAAATGTGGAATTTATTAGGGATTGATTAATGATTACCTCAAGTTCTTTATTTTTACTTGTCAACTGCTCAACTTTTTCAGTGTCCACAACTGGCACTTCTACTATCTTTGGTGGTGCCTGTTCAATTGCTAACCTCGCGGCTTCTTTCTCCTTTACTACTGCTGCATGGGCTTCCTCAATCTTTTCTTGCATTTCTTGCAATGCAGATTGCAACTTTCCAATTTCTTGGCCCTTGGCTTCTTCAAGGTCAGTCTACCAGCAAGAGATAGTTAAAGAACTCATTCGGGACCAAGTAGACAACTAAAACACTACAGAAACTGCAATATTGATCCAGTTGAATTACCCTCAAACGCTTTTCAACATCTAACCGCCATGTAAGTTCTTCTACTCTCTTTTCAAGCTTGTCTTTAGCTTCTTTGAGTGCGCCGGTCTCTCTCGCTTCCTGTTTACATAGTTATGCGTACTTTAATATGCACTAATAATGAATGGTGTACTTCTGTTTCACATGTGAAATTAGACAAACCATTCTCAGTTTCCTAAGTTCCTTTCTTGCGATACGTGCCCTCCACAAGCACTGAAGAATCAATGAAGCTCTCTTTTGCTGCTTATAAGCAACATAAGCTTTGTGTTGGCGCCATCGGGTCTGTGATTCATAAAGCAGCTAATTATAGTTTCTTATGAAAACTAACTAGAAATCATGATCGCCGTTGCAGCGCGAACCTGGATAATTATGGAAGCCTTGGTCTCTCTTCGGAACCTGTGTTCATTGCGAGCTGCCATTGCCCGTAGTCCTGTCTGTATTACTATAGCTGATTCATATTCTTGACGGTACGCTTTTCTGGCAGAATGGCTACGTGCATGCTTTTGTATCCTAATTGAAGCAGCATCTCTTCTCATATACTCAAAAAGCTTTCTAGCTAGTCGTGCTGCAGGATTTGATTACATTATATGTCAGTTTCAGGTAAGACCAGTTTTACTGACCTTAAGGGCACAAAGCGCTCAAAGTAGTGAAGACATACCTCTCCAGAACTTCTGAGATCGAACTGAGGCTTTTCGTAAGTTGAGGAATTCCTTTCGCATAAGATGTGTCTTTATACGCCTCTGGATTAGTCGCGCAGCATTGACCAATACTTCTGCTCTTCGAGCATCCAACTCTGCCATCTGACCGGCTCTTAAGAATACCTTTGTTTTCCCTATCTGATATAAAGAAGGTCACGTGTGAGGTTTTACAAAAGATATATGCTGTATAAGATTGTTTTATCTCCCGTATTCACCCATTGACATAGGCTACCTGATATCCTTTCAAACCCATTCTATCACATATTGCTGCACAGGCGGCCTTCTCATCAGAGCTGAAAAAGAATTGAGCTCGGTTAAACCTTCTTTCAGAAAAGCCAAGAGTATATTTGATTGGCATATTTCACTTAGAGTTTCACCTCTACTATATCGTCTACTTAGATCCCAGCTAGACCATTCGTACCTGTCCACAAGCTCTGGTGCAAGCATTCCAAACCGATCAATGAACTCATCAAATGTCCTCTTTGTTGGATAGCCAGCACAGCTGATCCTGATTGCTTCCAGAACACCCTGTACCATGACAATGTGCAAATGTTGAACCAATTGAGACGCAGAACATGAAATCATGGTTGCAGAGAAAACATGATGAACAAATTCCACATACATACCCCACATCTCAATTGATTCAAGACGTTGAAATTCTCAAAGATGCCTGGTTTCAGTACAGTATTAGGCTTCACACATCTAATGTAGTGAGGTTCTGTTGTACTCAGTGTTTCCATGAGGGATTGCAGTTGTTGCTGTGTATATTAAAGTTAAAAGGTTACTGGCCATTCAAAAGACAAGCATAGAGATCTGGCTCCAATATGACACACCTTAAAGCGAGTACCGATTGAAGAGAATTTGGACTGTTTAGAAGTCTCCTCAGGTAATGGAGGAAAGAGATTTGCAACAAAAGGGCACCTTGAAGAATTTAGTAGAGCTTGGTGTTCAGCTACAACATAGTCTTTGTTCTTATCAAGGAACTGATCTGCTTGATATGTGACCTGTTGGTTGAACAGCTTGTTAAAACTCATTGTTGGTAGATTGTATATTTCATATCGTAACTGAATGGTTGCTTACATCTCCTGCGTAGTGGTTGATTGTAAAGGCGGTGCGAGCAAGTTTGGGCTTGCTGAAGCGCTTATGTGCCTTGTATGTTTGGTACATCTTTTGGGCAAATGTTTCATGTGTGGACTTTGGAAACATGCTGCATGAAAAACATATGTCACATCCTTGTATTTTCCTTTAAATTGCATGCTATGGAATATTTTCGCTAGGGAAACTATCCTATGTTAATGTTTGGTGACAACAAAATATATTGAAGAATGCTTTTAGAGGGTACGTCAGTTTGCACATGAAGCTACATAGACAGTTTCTCAAATTAATATTCTCTAAATTCCATTAGAAATAACTTCTCTAGGGTGAAAAGACCACAAATCA from Panicum hallii strain FIL2 chromosome 9, PHallii_v3.1, whole genome shotgun sequence includes:
- the LOC112874215 gene encoding myosin-12 — encoded protein: MGTPVNIIVGSHVWLEDPGEAWVDGVVTEIKGRDATIATTNGKTVVASLGSIYPKDTEAPPSGVDDMTKLAYLHEPGVLHNLSCRYGLNEIYTYTGNILIAVNPFQRLPHLYDVHMMEQYKGATFGELSPHLFAIADACYRALINDHGSQSILVSGESGAGKTETTKMLMRYLAFMGGRSGTEGRTVEQQVLESNPVLEAFGNAKTVKNNNSSRFGKFVEIQFDKYGKISGAAVRTYLLERSRVCQVSDPERNYHCFYMLCNAPPEDVKRFKVGDPRSFHYLNQTNCYEVANVDDAREYIETRNAMDIVGIDQDEQDAIFRVVAAILHLGNIDFSKGKEIDSSQLRDDKSVHHLKTVAELLMCDEKALEDSLCQRVIVTPDGNITKPLDPDSAALSRDALAKTVYSRLFDWIVDKINNSIGQDPDATHIIGVLDIYGFESFKINSFEQLCINLTNEKLQQHFNQHVFKMEQEEYTREEIDWSYVEFVDNQDVLDLIEKKPGGIIALLDEACMFPKSTHETFAQKMYQTYKAHKRFSKPKLARTAFTINHYAGDVTYQADQFLDKNKDYVVAEHQALLNSSRCPFVANLFPPLPEETSKQSKFSSIGTRFKQQLQSLMETLSTTEPHYIRCVKPNTVLKPGIFENFNVLNQLRCGGVLEAIRISCAGYPTKRTFDEFIDRFGMLAPELVDSSDEKAACAAICDRMGLKGYQIGKTKVFLRAGQMAELDARRAEVLVNAARLIQRRIKTHLMRKEFLNLRKASVRSQKFWRARLARKLFEYMRRDAASIRIQKHARSHSARKAYRQEYESAIVIQTGLRAMAARNEHRFRRETKASIIIQTRWRQHKAYVAYKQQKRASLILQCLWRARIARKELRKLRMEARETGALKEAKDKLEKRVEELTWRLDVEKRLRTDLEEAKGQEIGKLQSALQEMQEKIEEAHAAVVKEKEAARLAIEQAPPKIVEVPVVDTEKVEQLTSKNKELEDEISTFRQKAEDLENKLLKMQKRSDEWSHETQERESKVNQLQEMIERLETSLSNMESENQVLRQQSLVVASADEDKSKQIERLESKIAILESEIQLLRSNSALAAQAVVTPEMNQTSIMENLIHTEIDNGHQLEDIKIVNEQVVVPPVKNLSKQKSLTDRQQENHDALIKSLVEDRRFDDKKSAAACIVYKSLLHWRSFEAEKTNIFDRIIQTIRSSVEGAESSGELAYWLSTTSTLLYLLQNTLKASSSSSKGSNRSRNATGSLFSRMVQSARTSSSGLGVTSGYGGMVGRPDTASMVEAKYPALRFKQQLTAYVEKIYGIIRDNLKKEISPFLTLCIQAPRANRVRPSRGSLKSIHSNALSRQASSVHWQSIVKSLDNTLETMKNNHVPPMIIKKTFNQVYAYLNVQLFNSLLLRRECCSFSNGEFLKAGLQELEQWCSRTTEEYAGASWDELQHIRQAVGFLVLHQKSHKTLEEITNELCPVLSITQIYRIATMFWDDKYGAQGLSQEVIGKMRTMTTDDSITTPNSFFLLDDDSSIPISLDDIARLMLDIDPLDVEPPPLLRQNSQFHFLLQQYVD